The following coding sequences are from one Syngnathus acus chromosome 14, fSynAcu1.2, whole genome shotgun sequence window:
- the endou2 gene encoding poly(U)-specific endoribonuclease-B isoform X1: MIESERELSAMVQELWDNDVNRLRPGQDYRISLQGKAGDNMAINDDDDNDGAGYPLFKFVDENIFQKETFLAFISLLDNYVSDTGEPEIVTPEEVAENHKFLDSIVKTPTMKIAHKYLVEKQLSPQDETQFKEQLYRIWFELYARRGSSRPDSSGFEHVFVGETRGGRTVIGFHNWIQLYLQEKLGHIDYKGYSVNANSPQPDENKHILALQFSWKNGIKPKGSIFIGVSPEFEFALYTLCFLSSPNERVKVQFSFYDVEIVCHHYNQKHIGTTYPVLLKYQKNT; the protein is encoded by the exons ATGAttgagagtgagagagagctgTCGGCCATGGTGCAGGAGCTGTGGGACAACGACGTCAACAGACTGCGACCCGGACAAGACTACAGGATATCCTTGCAG GGCAAAGCTGGAGACAATATGGCCATCaatgacgacgacgacaacGATGGGGCGGGGTATCCTCTGTTCAAATTTGTAGACGAGAACATTTTCCAGAAGGAGACTTTTTTAG CCTTTATTTCCTTGTTGGATAACTATGTGAGTGACACTGGGGAGCCAGAAATCGTCACCCCTGAGGAGGTGGCAGAGAACCACAAGTTCCTGGACTCTATTGTTAAGACTCCCACCATGAAG ATAGCTCACAAATACCTGGTGGAGAAGCAACTTTCCCCGCAAGACGAGACGCAGTTCAAGGAGCAACTCTACAGAATCTGGTTTGAACTCTACGCAAGGAGAGGATCCAGCAG GCCAGATTCGTCAGGATTTGAACACGTGTTTGTTGGAGAAACCAGAGGAGGCAGGACAGTCATTGGCTTTCACAATTGGATCCAGTTGTACTTGCAAGAGAAGCTGGGTCATATCGATTACAAAGGCTACAGTGTCAACGCTAACTCGCCACAG CCAGACGAGAACAAGCACATCTTGGCACTGCAGTTCAGTTGGAAGAACGGCATCAAGCCCAAAGGCAGCATCTTCATCGGCGTCAGTCCCGAGTTTGAGTTCGCCCTCTACACCCTGTGTTTCCTCAGCTCGCCCAACGAGCGGGTCAAAGTCCAGTTTAGTTTCTACGATGTAGAGATTGTGTGCCACCACTACAACCAGAAGCACATAGGCACCACTTACCCCGTGCTCCTTAAGTACCAGAAAAACACTTAA
- the LOC119133768 gene encoding NEDD4 family-interacting protein 1-like isoform X2: MAEPSPRYQQLPNVDEAEGNQQVAGDAPPPYCSVTEDNAAYFDYKEDVSFPKPPSYNVATTLPSYNEAERTKAETPAPLIIARDEDFVIRDDFADGEQLRIGSNGIFMLTFFLAFLFNWIGYLISVCLTTSVAGRCGAVAGFGLSLFKWLLIVRFCSYFPDYFEGQYWVWWVSLVAGFLMFLRGFVTYAQIRKMGDTFTTLPSTRVVFIY, from the exons ATGGCAGAGCCGAGCCCCCGATATCAGCAG CTGCCCAACGTGGACGAAGCTGAAGGTAACCAGCAGGTAGCTGGAGACGCGCCCCCTCCTTATTGCAGCGTCACAGAGGACAATGCTG CTTATTTTGACTACAAGGAGGATGTGAGTTTCCCCAAGCCGCCGTCCTACAACGTGGCGACCACACTACCTTCCTACAACGAGGCAGAGAGGACCAAAGCGGAGACCCCGGCTCCCTTGATAATCGCAAGG GATGAAGACTTTGTTATCAGAGATGACTTTGCAGATGGCGAACAGTTGAGGATAGGAAGCAATGGCATCTTCATGCTCACCTTCTTCC TGGCATTCCTGTTCAACTGGATTGGATATTTGATATCCGTCTGTTTGACCACATCGGTGGCCGGGCGCTGCGGGGCCGTCGCCGGCTTTGGCCTCTCCCTTTTCAAATGGCTCCTCATTGTCAGG TTCTGTTCGTATTTTCCTGATTACTTTGAGGGACAATACTGGGTTTGGTGGGTGTCCCTGGTGGCTG GCTTCTTGATGTTCCTCCGAGGCTTCGTCACCTACGCACAGATCCGCAAGATGGGCGACACCTTCACCACACTGCCCAGCACCCGAGTCGTCTTCATCTACTGA
- the zcchc10 gene encoding zinc finger CCHC domain-containing protein 10 isoform X1: MATPMHRIIARRQAEANKQHVRCQKCLEMGHWTYECTGKRKYVHRPSRTVEMKKKLKEIENQPRSITGPGHQSSSEKKTKKAKDSSGSSSESDSSSSDSSTDSSDSSSSSSDDDSSSEDDSSSSSTSSSSSSSDSSDSGSGSDSDQEPPKKKKKKK, from the exons ATGGCGACTCCCATGCACAGAATAATCGCCAGGCGGCAAGC GGAGGCTAACAAACAACACGTGCGTTGCCAGAAGTGTTTGGAGATGGGACACTGGACGTACGAATGCACAGGGAAGCGCAAATATGTGCACAGACCCTCAAGAACAGTTGAGATGAAGAAAAAGCTGAAGGAAATTGAGAATCAACCTAGGAGCATCACCGG ACCAGGACATCAAAGCTCCAGTgagaagaaaaccaaaaa GGCTAAAGACTCAAGTGGGAGCAGCAGCGAGTCAGACAGCTCATCCAGTGACTCATCCACAGACAGCAGCGATTCCTCAAGCTCATCTTCGGACGACGACAGCAGCAGCGAAGATGACAGCTCATCTTCTTCCACCTCttcatcgtcgtcatcctcCGACAGCTCAGACTCCGGAAGTGGCAGCGACTCAGATCAGGAACctccaaagaagaagaagaaaaagaaatga
- the rnf14 gene encoding E3 ubiquitin-protein ligase RNF14 has protein sequence MSQDKADQEDELLALASIYEEEFHRGDSAQGGEIQLCVKLPPDFKVVVKGEKQTEYKISFLPPLVLNFELPEDYPSTNSPIFTLSSKWMTRRQMSSLCRRLDEQWEENRGSVVLFTWIQFLSEEVLDFLDIQSPLLVTRHESKASGERSRKADHDASDVTQHGSPSYSSDKRKRELRKKMYDQQTSLDPRAIVSVDTRVDLLPHLLDFDEAQRQRVFDGTPFCCAICFTEKRGGDCLCFKECQHVYCKACMTEYFQIQIRDGNVQCLNCPEPKCSSVATPMQVKQLVDEELFARYDRLLLQSSLDLMADVVYCPRHSCGTAVMVEPDTTMGICSVCQYAFCTLCKMGYHGVSHCKIPAEDLRSLRDEYLSATAEGKKFMEQRFGKRVIQKAVEESFSRDWLNENCKCCPHCGTNIQKMDGCNKMTCTSCRHYFCWLCLGLLNKANPYSHFNNPHSPCYKQLFHGVDLDEEDALWSDEED, from the exons ATGTCTCAGGACAAGGCAGACCAGGAGGACGAGCTGCTTGCTTTAGCAAGTATCTATGAGGAGGAGTTCCATCGAGGTGACTCTGCCCAGGGGGGAGAGATCCAACTCTGTGTGAAGCTTCCGCCAGATTTCAAAGTTGTTGTAAAAG GGGAGAAGCAAACAGAATATAAAATCAGCTTTTTACCTCCTTTGGTTCTAAACTTTGAGCTTCCTGAAGATTACCCATCTacaaattctccaatattCACTCTTAGCTCAAAATGGATGACCAGAAGACAG ATGAGCTCTCTGTGCCGACGCCTGGATGAACAATGGGAGGAGAACCGAGGCTCCGTGGTTCTCTTCACGTGGATTCAGTTCCTCAGCGAGGAGGTGCTGGACTTCCTGGACATTCAGTCTCCTCTTTTAGTCACCAGGCATGAAAGTAAGGCGAGTGGGGAGCGCAGCAGGAAAGCCGACCACGACGCCTCAG ATGTGACACAGCACGGAAGTCCTAGCTATAGCTCGGacaagaggaaaagagagctgagaaagaaaatgtatgaCCAGCAAACCTCGTTGGACCCGCGGGCCATCGTGTCTGTGGACACACGCGTGGACCTCCTACCTCATCTGTTGGACTTTGACGAGGCGCAACGGCAGAGAGTGTTTGACGGCACGCCATTCTGCTGCGCCATCTGCTTCACGGAGAAGCGCGGCGGCGACTGCCTCTGCTTCAAAGAGTGCCAACATGTCTACTGCAAAGCCTGCATGACGGAATATTTCCAGATCCAAATACGGGACGGCAACGTGCAGTGCCTTAATTGCCCCGAGCCTAAGTGCTCCTCTGTAGCCACGCCCATGCAG GTCAAGCAGCTGGTGGACGAGGAGCTGTTTGCACGCTACGACCGCCTGCTGCTCCAGTCTAGTCTTGACCTGATGGCCGATGTTGTGTACTGTCCTCGCCACTCCTGCGGCACGGCGGTCATGGTGGAGCCCGACACCACCATGGGCATCTGCTCCGTGTGCCAGTATGCGTTTTGCACGCTGTGCAAGATGGGCTACCACGGGGTCTCTCACTGTAAAATCCCCGCAG AGGATTTGCGTAGCCTTCGTGACGAGTATCTGTCTGCCACGGCCGAGGGCAAAAAGTTTATGGAGCAGCGCTTCGGGAAAAGGGTGATCCAGAAAGCCGTGGAAGAGTCCTTTAGCAGGGATTGGCTCAATGAGAACTGCAAATGCTGCCCTCATTGTGGCACCAACATACAG AAAATGGACGGCTGCAACAAAATGACTTGCACCTCGTGCCGCCATTACTTCTGCTGGCTGTGTCTGGGCCTGCTCAACAAAGCCAACCCGTACAGTCACTTCAACAACCCACACTCACCCTGCTACAAACA ACTCTTCCACGGTGTGGATCTGGACGAAGAAGATGCCTTATGGAGTGATGAAGAAGACTGA
- the endou2 gene encoding poly(U)-specific endoribonuclease-B isoform X2: MIESERELSAMVQELWDNDVNRLRPGQDYRISLQGKAGDNMAINDDDDNDGAGYPLFKFVDENIFQKETFLAFISLLDNYVSDTGEPEIVTPEEVAENHKFLDSIVKTPTMKIAHKYLVEKQLSPQDETQFKEQLYRIWFELYARRGSSRPDSSGFEHVFVGETRGGRTVIGFHNWIQLYLQEKLGHIDYKGYSVNANSPQTRTSTSWHCSSVGRTASSPKAASSSASVPSLSSPSTPCVSSARPTSGSKSSLVSTM, from the exons ATGAttgagagtgagagagagctgTCGGCCATGGTGCAGGAGCTGTGGGACAACGACGTCAACAGACTGCGACCCGGACAAGACTACAGGATATCCTTGCAG GGCAAAGCTGGAGACAATATGGCCATCaatgacgacgacgacaacGATGGGGCGGGGTATCCTCTGTTCAAATTTGTAGACGAGAACATTTTCCAGAAGGAGACTTTTTTAG CCTTTATTTCCTTGTTGGATAACTATGTGAGTGACACTGGGGAGCCAGAAATCGTCACCCCTGAGGAGGTGGCAGAGAACCACAAGTTCCTGGACTCTATTGTTAAGACTCCCACCATGAAG ATAGCTCACAAATACCTGGTGGAGAAGCAACTTTCCCCGCAAGACGAGACGCAGTTCAAGGAGCAACTCTACAGAATCTGGTTTGAACTCTACGCAAGGAGAGGATCCAGCAG GCCAGATTCGTCAGGATTTGAACACGTGTTTGTTGGAGAAACCAGAGGAGGCAGGACAGTCATTGGCTTTCACAATTGGATCCAGTTGTACTTGCAAGAGAAGCTGGGTCATATCGATTACAAAGGCTACAGTGTCAACGCTAACTCGCCACAG ACGAGAACAAGCACATCTTGGCACTGCAGTTCAGTTGGAAGAACGGCATCAAGCCCAAAGGCAGCATCTTCATCGGCGTCAGTCCCGAGTTTGAGTTCGCCCTCTACACCCTGTGTTTCCTCAGCTCGCCCAACGAGCGGGTCAAAGTCCAGTTTAGTTTCTACGATGTAG
- the zcchc10 gene encoding zinc finger CCHC domain-containing protein 10 isoform X2 codes for MGHWTYECTGKRKYVHRPSRTVEMKKKLKEIENQPRSITGPGHQSSSEKKTKKAKDSSGSSSESDSSSSDSSTDSSDSSSSSSDDDSSSEDDSSSSSTSSSSSSSDSSDSGSGSDSDQEPPKKKKKKK; via the exons ATGGGACACTGGACGTACGAATGCACAGGGAAGCGCAAATATGTGCACAGACCCTCAAGAACAGTTGAGATGAAGAAAAAGCTGAAGGAAATTGAGAATCAACCTAGGAGCATCACCGG ACCAGGACATCAAAGCTCCAGTgagaagaaaaccaaaaa GGCTAAAGACTCAAGTGGGAGCAGCAGCGAGTCAGACAGCTCATCCAGTGACTCATCCACAGACAGCAGCGATTCCTCAAGCTCATCTTCGGACGACGACAGCAGCAGCGAAGATGACAGCTCATCTTCTTCCACCTCttcatcgtcgtcatcctcCGACAGCTCAGACTCCGGAAGTGGCAGCGACTCAGATCAGGAACctccaaagaagaagaagaaaaagaaatga
- the LOC119133768 gene encoding NEDD4 family-interacting protein 1-like isoform X1, which produces MAEPSPRYQQLPNVDEAEGNQQVAGDAPPPYCSVTEDNAAYFDYKEDVSFPKPPSYNVATTLPSYNEAERTKAETPAPLIIARPHHRERLETFDGVLHSSLEDEDFVIRDDFADGEQLRIGSNGIFMLTFFLAFLFNWIGYLISVCLTTSVAGRCGAVAGFGLSLFKWLLIVRFCSYFPDYFEGQYWVWWVSLVAGFLMFLRGFVTYAQIRKMGDTFTTLPSTRVVFIY; this is translated from the exons ATGGCAGAGCCGAGCCCCCGATATCAGCAG CTGCCCAACGTGGACGAAGCTGAAGGTAACCAGCAGGTAGCTGGAGACGCGCCCCCTCCTTATTGCAGCGTCACAGAGGACAATGCTG CTTATTTTGACTACAAGGAGGATGTGAGTTTCCCCAAGCCGCCGTCCTACAACGTGGCGACCACACTACCTTCCTACAACGAGGCAGAGAGGACCAAAGCGGAGACCCCGGCTCCCTTGATAATCGCAAGG CCTCACCACAGAGAACGTCTGGAGACTTTTGATGGTGTCCTACACAGTTCACTGGAG GATGAAGACTTTGTTATCAGAGATGACTTTGCAGATGGCGAACAGTTGAGGATAGGAAGCAATGGCATCTTCATGCTCACCTTCTTCC TGGCATTCCTGTTCAACTGGATTGGATATTTGATATCCGTCTGTTTGACCACATCGGTGGCCGGGCGCTGCGGGGCCGTCGCCGGCTTTGGCCTCTCCCTTTTCAAATGGCTCCTCATTGTCAGG TTCTGTTCGTATTTTCCTGATTACTTTGAGGGACAATACTGGGTTTGGTGGGTGTCCCTGGTGGCTG GCTTCTTGATGTTCCTCCGAGGCTTCGTCACCTACGCACAGATCCGCAAGATGGGCGACACCTTCACCACACTGCCCAGCACCCGAGTCGTCTTCATCTACTGA
- the hspa4a gene encoding heat shock 70 kDa protein 4a, with product MSVVGFDLGFQSCYVAVARAGGIETIANEFSDRCTPSFVSFGPRNRSIGAAAKSQVVTNCKNTVQGFKRFHGRAFADPYVQSTKSNLVYDLAQMSSGSAAVKVMYMEEEKLFSVEQVTGMLLTKLKETAESDLKKPVADCVISVPCYFTDAERRSVMDAAQIAGLNCLRLMNETTAVTLAYGIYKQDLPSPEEKPRIVVFVDVGHSGYQVSVCAFNTGKLKILATAFDSELGGKDFDNILVSHFCEEFAKKYKMDVRSKPRALVRLYQECEKLKKLMSANSSDLPLNIECFMNDIDVSSKLNRGQFEEKCAGLLAKVEAPLRSVMEQAKLRKEDVHAVEIVGGASRIPSIKERISKFFGKELSTTLNADEAVARGCALQCAILSPAFKVREFSITDVVPYSISLKWNSAVEDGVSDCEVFPKNHAAPFSKVLTFYRKEPFLLEAYYNNPKELSYPNTSIGQFMIQNVVPQPTGESAKVKVKVRVNIHGVFSVSGASLVEVLKVTDGEEPMETDQMVKDEENKMQVDQEDQKAVPGGDKKGDTEEMEMATEEGKQDKKNEPQAKKPKVKTKTVDLPIQPNLYWQMPTDVLNVHVENEGKMIMQDKLEKERNDSKNNVEEYVYEMRDKLLGPLEMFVTEADRDIFSLKLDDTETWLYEDGEDEKKQVYIDKLEELKKIGQPIVERAMEAEERPRSFEELGRQIQLYMKIINAYRAKDEQYAHLDELEVTRLEKQVNDAMAWMNNKMNLQNKQDLTLNPVVKVSEIQAKCKELYSACNPVLSKPKPKVDPPTEKTDNGPTNGQEGTTESQPPNSDKKTPEQKTAENKLPEMDID from the exons ATGTCTGTGGTGGGATTTGACTTGGGCTTTCAAAGCTGCTATGTAGCTGTAGCCCGAGCCGGTGGGATCGAGACCATCGCGAACGAGTTCAGCGACAGATGCACGCC GTCATTCGTCTCATTTGGACCACGGAATAGATCTATTGGAGCTGCTGCAAAGAGCCAG GTGGTGACCAATTGTAAGAACACGGTTCAGGGCTTCAAACGGTTCCATGGCCGAGCCTTCGCCGATCCCTACGTTCAGTCGACCAAGTCCAACTTGGTGTATGACCTTGCGCAGATGTCCTCCGGCTCCGCTGCTGTTAAG GTGATGTACATGGAGGAAGAGAAGTTGTTCAGTGTGGAGCAGGTGACCGGGATGCTGCTGACCAAGCTGAAGGAGACAGCTGAGAGCGACCTGAAGAAACCAGTGGCTGACTGCGTCATATCT gttcCCTGCTATTTCACTGACGCAGAGAGGAGGTCTGTCATGGATGCCGCCCAGATCGCCGGCCTCaactgtttgcgactaatgaACGAGACCACAGCCG TGACTCTGGCTTATGGCATCTACAAGCAGGACCTGCCAAGTCCAGAAGAGAAGCCCAgaattgttgtgtttgttgacGTGGGCCACTCCGGTTACCAGGTGTCCGTTTGTGCCTTTAACACGGGGAAGCTGAAG ATCCTCGCGACGGCGTTTGATTCAGAGCTGGGCGGTAAGGACTTTGACAACATTCTGGTGAGCCACTTCTGCGAGGAATTTGCCAAGAAGTACAAGATGGACGTCAGGTCCAAGCCTCGCGCGCTGGTGCGCCTGTACCAGGAGTGCGAGAAGCTCAAGAAGCTGATGAGCGCCAACTCGTCTGACCTGCCCCTAAACATCGAGTGCTTCATGAATGACATTGATGTCTCCAGTAAGCTCAACAg GGGTCAGTTTGAGGAGAAGTGCGCGGGGCTGTTGGCCAAAGTGGAGGCCCCCCTGCGCAGCGTCATGGAACAAGCTA AGTTGAGGAAAGAAGACGTGCACGCTGTTGAGATTGTTGGCGGCGCCTCCAGAATTCCCTCCATCAAAGAGCGCATCAGCAAGTTCTTTGGCAAAGAGCTGAGCACAACTCTGAATGCGGACGAGGCCGTGGCCAGAGGCTGCGCGCTGCAG TGTGCCATCTTGTCTCCGGCCTTCAAAGTCAGAGAGTTCTCCATCACGGACGTTGTTCCTTATTCCATCTCACTTAAATGGAACTCTGCAGTGGAGGATGGAGTGAG CGATTGTGAGGTGTTCCCCAAGAATCACGCCGCCCCCTTCTCCAAAGTGTTGACCTTCTATCGGAAGGAGCCCTTCCTCCTAGAAGCCTACTACAACAACCCCAAGGAGCTGTCCTACCCCAACACCTCCATAG GGCAGTTCATGATCCAAAACGTGGTCCCTCAGCCAACCGGCGAGAGTGCCAAGGTGAAGGTCAAAGTTCGAGTCAACATTCACGGCGTGTTCAGCGTGTCTGGCGCTTCCCTCGTAGAGGTGCTGAAAGTGACAGATGGAGAGGAGCCCATGGAGACCGACCAGATGGTGAAGGATGAGGAG AACAAAATGCAAGTAGACCAGGAAGATCAAAAAGCAGTTCCTGGGGGAGACAAGAAAGGTGACACAGAGGAGATGGAG ATGGCGACAGAGGAAGGCAAGCAGGACAAGAAGAACGAGCCTCAAGCAAAGAAGcccaaagtgaaaacaaagacGGTGGATCTGCCCATCCAGCCCAATTTGTACTGGCAGATGCCTACCGATGTGCTAAATGTGCATGTGGAGAACGAG GGCAAGATGATAATGCAAGACAAGCTGGAGAAAGAGAGGAACGACTCCAAGaacaacgtggaggagtacgTGTACGAAATGAGAGACAAGTTGCTCGGCCCCTTGGAGATGTTTGTCACTGAAGCG GATCGTGACATCTTCTCATTAAAATTGGATGACACAGAGACTTGGCTTTATGAGGATGGAGAGGATGAAAAGAAGCAAGTTTACATTGACAAGCTGGAAGAACTTAAG AAAATCGGGCAGCCTATTGTTGAGAGAGCCATGGAAGCTGAGGAGCGGCCGAGGTCGTTTGAGGAGCTGGGCAGGCAAATCCAATTGTACATGAAGATCATCAACGCCTACAGGGCAAAG GACGAGCAATATGCACACTTAGACGAGCTGGAAGTGACCCGCCTGGAGAAGCAGGTAAACGACGCCATGGCATGGATGAACAACAAGATGaacctgcaaaacaaacaagaccTCACGCTGAACCCGGTGGTCAAAGTCAGCGAGATCCAGGCCAAGTGCAAG GAGCTGTACTCGGCATGCAACCCAGTGTTGTCGAAGCCCAAGCCCAAGGTGGACCCGCCAACGGAGAAGACCGACAACGGGCCCACCAACGGACAGGAGGGAACGACGGAGAGCCAGCCCCCCAactcagacaaaaaaacaccgGAGCAGAAAACGGCAGAAAACAAGCTCCCCGAAATGGACATTGACTAG